In one window of Nakamurella sp. PAMC28650 DNA:
- a CDS encoding OsmC family peroxiredoxin, protein MPSRTARTEWSGGLPDGSGRVTLVSSGAGTYDVSFPRRAADEAGGATSPEELIAAAHTSCYAMQLSAIIGEAGGTVKSLIADASVGLGPDPAGGFRLTGIKLTVRGQVEGLDADGFATAAQAAKETCPISKALTGVAITLDAALA, encoded by the coding sequence ATGCCATCACGCACAGCACGGACCGAGTGGAGCGGCGGGCTGCCGGACGGGTCCGGCCGGGTCACGCTCGTCAGTTCGGGTGCCGGTACCTACGACGTGTCGTTCCCGCGCCGCGCCGCAGACGAGGCCGGCGGAGCGACGAGCCCCGAGGAACTGATCGCGGCTGCCCACACGTCCTGCTACGCGATGCAGCTGTCCGCGATCATCGGCGAGGCCGGTGGCACGGTGAAGAGCCTGATCGCCGACGCCTCGGTCGGTCTCGGCCCCGACCCGGCCGGCGGATTCCGGCTGACCGGCATCAAGCTGACCGTCCGTGGCCAGGTAGAGGGGCTGGACGCCGACGGTTTCGCCACTGCGGCCCAGGCGGCCAAGGAGACCTGCCCGATCTCCAAGGCGCTGACGGGCGTGGCCATCACGCTGGACGCCGCGCTCGCCTAG
- the ald gene encoding alanine dehydrogenase — protein sequence MRIGVPAEVKNREYRVALTPAGAHHLVGAGHQVMVQQGAGEGSRITDEEFTAAGATIVDTADEAWSAEMVIKVKEPVESEYHRLRADQLLFTYLHLAADRPLTDRLMAAGTTSVAYETVQLPDRSLPLLAPMSEIAGRMAPLVGGYHLMRNEGGRGVLLGGVPGVANGKVVVLGGGVAGMHAATIALGMRAEVTVIDLSLPTLRRLDTQFHGGVKTIASNAYNIAEAVRDADLVIGSVLIPGAKAPKLVTNELVAQMREGSVLVDIAVDQGGCFADSHPTTHDDPTFTVHGSVFYCVANMPGAVPRSSTFALTNATLPYITALAGHGWRDALRADAALAAGLTTHAGLLTNAPVGAANGIDTVEPASLLV from the coding sequence ATGCGCATCGGCGTGCCCGCAGAGGTCAAGAACCGCGAGTACCGGGTGGCGCTGACGCCTGCCGGTGCCCACCACCTCGTCGGCGCCGGCCACCAGGTGATGGTGCAGCAGGGCGCGGGTGAGGGCTCGCGGATCACCGACGAGGAGTTCACCGCAGCCGGTGCGACGATCGTCGACACCGCAGACGAGGCCTGGTCGGCCGAGATGGTCATCAAGGTCAAGGAGCCGGTGGAGTCCGAGTACCACCGGTTGCGCGCCGACCAGCTGCTGTTCACCTACCTGCACCTGGCCGCCGACCGGCCGCTGACCGACCGGTTGATGGCCGCGGGTACCACGTCGGTCGCCTACGAGACCGTCCAGCTGCCGGACCGATCGCTGCCGTTGCTGGCTCCGATGAGCGAGATCGCCGGCCGGATGGCGCCTCTCGTCGGTGGCTACCACCTGATGCGAAACGAGGGCGGCCGCGGCGTGCTGCTCGGCGGCGTGCCCGGGGTGGCGAACGGGAAGGTCGTCGTCCTCGGCGGAGGCGTCGCCGGCATGCATGCCGCGACCATCGCCCTCGGCATGCGCGCGGAGGTGACGGTCATCGACCTGTCGCTCCCCACGCTGCGCCGGCTCGACACCCAGTTCCACGGTGGCGTGAAGACCATCGCCTCGAACGCCTACAACATCGCAGAGGCCGTGCGCGACGCCGATCTGGTCATCGGATCCGTGCTGATCCCCGGGGCGAAGGCGCCGAAGCTGGTGACCAACGAGCTGGTCGCGCAGATGCGCGAGGGGTCGGTGCTGGTGGACATCGCGGTCGATCAGGGCGGCTGCTTCGCCGACTCGCACCCGACCACCCACGACGACCCGACGTTCACCGTGCACGGGTCGGTGTTCTACTGCGTCGCCAACATGCCGGGCGCGGTGCCGCGGAGCTCCACCTTCGCGCTGACCAACGCGACGCTCCCGTACATCACCGCCCTCGCAGGTCACGGCTGGAGAGACGCACTGCGGGCCGACGCCGCCCTCGCGGCAGGTCTGACCACCCACGCCGGACTGCTCACCAACGCGCCGGTCGGGGCCGCCAACGGCATCGACACGGTGGAGCCCGCGTCCCTGCTGGTCTGA
- a CDS encoding Lrp/AsnC family transcriptional regulator produces MSKIHSAAGWPGTIAAQNVRRAVPPPGRAGAPVTSSLPVLDAVDRRILEILAVDARTPNNALAAAVGIAPSTCLGRVRALRSGGAIRGFHADIDPAVLGRPLQAMISVRLQAGARSRMMAFTGRIRRLPEVLDLYFLAGADDFLLHVAAADSAALRDFVVDQLSAHPEVALTETNLIFEHVRGQGPV; encoded by the coding sequence ATGAGCAAGATTCATTCGGCTGCGGGTTGGCCGGGCACGATCGCTGCGCAGAATGTTCGCCGTGCGGTTCCGCCACCGGGTCGGGCCGGCGCGCCGGTCACCTCCTCGTTGCCCGTCCTGGACGCCGTCGACCGCAGGATCCTGGAGATCCTGGCCGTCGACGCCCGCACACCGAACAACGCACTGGCCGCGGCCGTCGGGATCGCGCCGTCCACCTGCCTCGGCCGGGTCCGTGCGCTGCGCTCCGGGGGCGCCATCCGCGGGTTCCACGCCGACATCGACCCGGCCGTGCTGGGACGCCCGCTGCAGGCGATGATCTCGGTCCGCCTGCAGGCCGGCGCCCGCAGCCGGATGATGGCCTTCACCGGCCGGATCCGGCGACTGCCGGAGGTGCTGGACCTGTATTTCCTGGCCGGGGCCGACGATTTCCTCCTGCACGTCGCGGCCGCCGATTCCGCCGCGCTGCGGGATTTCGTCGTCGACCAGTTGTCGGCGCACCCGGAGGTCGCACTCACCGAGACCAACCTGATCTTCGAGCACGTCAGGGGCCAGGGCCCGGTCTGA
- a CDS encoding UTP--glucose-1-phosphate uridylyltransferase: MSNADGLALAEQRMTRAGVHRNAIAVFAHSYAVLASGETGLLSESDLEPIESLPRLADLETDDEAARTALRQTAVVKLNGGLGTSMGMDRAKSLVDVRPGRTFLDVIVAQILALRVQYEVELPLLLMDSFRTQTDTLAALAAHPDLAIDDIPLDFLQNREPKLRSSDLTPIDWPADPELEWCPPGHGDLYTALDGSGVLDLLLDRGFRYLFVSNSDNLGARPDPRLAAWFAASGAPIGGEYCRRTEADRKGGHLARRRADGRLVLRESAQTRPQDAEAFGDVNLHRYFNSNNLWLDLPALRRTLDANAGVLGLPIIRNVKTVDPSDPSSPEVIQIETAMGAAIGVFDGAVAIEVDRTRFLPVKSTSDLLVLRSDAYRLTELGEVRLVPGRTEAPLVELDKAYKLLPDFDARFPFGSPSLVGARRLTVQGDWTFGRDVSVLGVVVVPSAGSPGTIADGAVLGAPVDA; this comes from the coding sequence ATGTCGAATGCAGACGGACTGGCCCTGGCGGAGCAGCGCATGACCAGGGCCGGCGTGCACCGGAATGCGATCGCGGTCTTCGCCCACTCCTACGCGGTACTGGCCTCCGGCGAGACCGGGCTGCTCTCGGAGAGCGACCTGGAACCCATCGAGTCGCTACCCCGGCTCGCGGATCTCGAGACCGACGACGAGGCGGCCAGGACAGCGCTGCGGCAGACGGCCGTGGTCAAGCTGAACGGTGGGCTGGGGACGTCGATGGGGATGGACCGGGCGAAGTCACTGGTCGACGTGCGGCCGGGCCGCACCTTCCTGGACGTCATCGTCGCTCAGATCCTGGCCCTGCGGGTGCAGTACGAGGTGGAGCTGCCGCTGCTCCTGATGGACAGCTTCCGCACCCAGACCGACACCCTCGCCGCGCTCGCCGCCCACCCGGACCTGGCGATCGACGACATCCCGCTGGATTTCCTGCAGAACCGCGAACCCAAACTGCGCTCCTCCGACCTGACGCCGATCGACTGGCCGGCAGATCCGGAACTGGAGTGGTGCCCACCGGGCCACGGTGACCTCTACACGGCGCTGGACGGCTCCGGTGTGCTGGACCTGTTGCTGGACAGAGGTTTTCGCTATCTGTTCGTCTCGAACTCTGACAACCTCGGAGCGCGGCCGGACCCGCGTCTCGCCGCCTGGTTCGCCGCCTCCGGAGCTCCGATCGGCGGGGAGTACTGCCGGCGGACCGAAGCCGACCGCAAGGGCGGGCACCTGGCCAGGCGGCGGGCCGACGGACGGCTGGTGCTGCGGGAATCGGCCCAGACCCGCCCGCAGGACGCGGAGGCGTTCGGTGACGTCAACCTGCACCGCTACTTCAACAGCAACAACCTCTGGCTCGATCTGCCCGCCCTGCGGCGGACCCTGGACGCCAACGCCGGAGTGCTCGGACTGCCGATCATCAGGAACGTCAAGACCGTCGACCCTTCTGATCCGTCCTCCCCGGAGGTGATCCAGATCGAGACGGCCATGGGGGCCGCGATCGGGGTTTTCGACGGAGCGGTGGCCATCGAGGTGGACCGCACCCGCTTCCTGCCGGTGAAGAGCACGAGTGACCTGCTGGTCCTGCGGTCGGACGCCTACCGGTTGACCGAGCTGGGCGAGGTGAGGCTGGTGCCTGGCCGGACCGAGGCGCCGCTGGTCGAACTGGACAAGGCCTACAAGCTGCTGCCGGATTTCGATGCCCGCTTCCCGTTCGGCTCGCCGTCGCTGGTCGGGGCCCGGCGGCTCACCGTGCAGGGGGACTGGACGTTCGGTCGGGACGTGAGCGTGCTCGGGGTCGTGGTGGTGCCGTCCGCCGGATCGCCGGGGACGATCGCCGACGGCGCCGTGCTGGGCGCCCCGGTGGACGCGTGA
- a CDS encoding NUDIX hydrolase — MNAGAAGPSVDRPEGPADRPDMWQTGSTVVYANPWMRVREDEFERTDGSTGVYGVVDKQDFAIVVAEQDGRYLLVEQFRYPVGRRSWEFPMGGWPTGGSGTSQELAEAELREETGFTARSWRRIGRLHEAPGFCSQGFDIFHATDLTPGAHAREDTEIDMVQGEFTEAELRAMILGGTIIDGTTVAAYALWQLHR; from the coding sequence GTGAATGCAGGCGCCGCCGGACCGTCGGTCGACCGTCCGGAGGGCCCCGCCGATCGTCCGGACATGTGGCAGACGGGATCGACGGTGGTCTACGCGAACCCCTGGATGCGGGTCCGCGAGGACGAGTTCGAACGGACCGACGGCAGCACCGGTGTCTACGGGGTGGTGGACAAGCAGGACTTCGCCATCGTCGTCGCCGAACAGGACGGCCGGTACCTGCTCGTCGAGCAGTTCCGCTATCCGGTCGGACGGCGGTCGTGGGAGTTCCCGATGGGCGGCTGGCCGACCGGCGGATCCGGTACCAGCCAGGAGCTGGCGGAGGCCGAGCTCCGGGAGGAGACCGGCTTCACGGCCCGTTCGTGGCGCCGGATCGGGCGCCTGCACGAGGCGCCCGGCTTCTGCTCCCAGGGCTTCGACATCTTCCACGCCACCGACCTGACGCCCGGCGCGCACGCGCGGGAGGACACCGAGATCGACATGGTGCAGGGAGAATTCACCGAGGCCGAGCTCAGAGCGATGATCCTGGGCGGCACGATCATCGACGGCACGACGGTCGCCGCCTACGCGCTCTGGCAGCTGCACCGCTGA